Within Diospyros lotus cultivar Yz01 chromosome 15, ASM1463336v1, whole genome shotgun sequence, the genomic segment ctctctctctctctcttctgtatGTAATTAATGGATTTGTTTCATATTCTTGGGATGGATAGGAGGATTGGGTACTGTGTAGAGTAGtccagaaaaataaagaagcCGGCGGTGCCAAACAAAGCATGGAGAGGAGCAACTGTGACGACACGAGCTGTTCAATGTCTTTGCCCCCATTGATGGATTCCTACGTAAGCTTCGACCAAACCGATGAAGTTAAGCTGAAGACATCAAACAACATTAATGAGTACGAGTACGAGGACGACGACGAGCAAGTGCCCTGCTTCTCCACTTACCCATCTTTTCCCCACGTGGAGCCATTAATGCCCCCCAGCAGTAGTATTATACCCACCAGTAGAACCTTTGGAAATCAGATGGATCCATCTCAATCTCCACGCAGTTTGGGCCCCGAAGTCCTCAAAGACGTGTTGGATCATCTCAGCAACATTAAGGCCTCTTCAAGCTCAAGCATGGGAGATGGCGGCTTCTTCGGCGATCTGGCTTTGCCTGCCATTTGgaaccattattattattgaccTCTCCAACTGTATGGGTCGAAGGAATATACCTATATGTTTTAAGCCAACCTGCATGAAAACTAGTATATACTttatgttgtatatatgtacGTGTTTCCTACACGAATTACATATTAATCATCACCTCAGAAGGTgttttatctctaattttttttttatttaagagcTTATAAGTTGTTTTAAAATAAACTccatttaatcaaataaaaaactaaaatactcCCTTGAATTAAGTTAATTACACCTTAAAATTATTTGTAGGGACATGGAGAcgattttaaataattttttaaagacaCGATAAGAGGACCcgtttttaataat encodes:
- the LOC127791408 gene encoding NAC domain-containing protein 21/22-like, with product MSRLSMVEAELPPGFRFHPRDEELVCDYLAKKVTECSDQLCSLFIEVDLNKCEPWDIPETACVGGKEWYFYSQRDRKYATGLRTNRATSSGYWKATGKDRSIICQETLVGMRKTLVFYQGRAPKGRKTNWVMHEFRLEGPLSPPKASPPKEDWVLCRVVQKNKEAGGAKQSMERSNCDDTSCSMSLPPLMDSYVSFDQTDEVKLKTSNNINEYEYEDDDEQVPCFSTYPSFPHVEPLMPPSSSIIPTSRTFGNQMDPSQSPRSLGPEVLKDVLDHLSNIKASSSSSMGDGGFFGDLALPAIWNHYYY